In Cyclopterus lumpus isolate fCycLum1 chromosome 17, fCycLum1.pri, whole genome shotgun sequence, a genomic segment contains:
- the ccr12a gene encoding chemokine (C-C motif) receptor 12a, producing the protein MSYEDQYLMFKDLFDEPYNMTDPSYVVSETVQLCAKQAVNQFGARFIPVFYYTNFLLSYLGNGLVLYIIYKYEKLCTVTNIFLLNLVLSNLLFAASLPFWATYHLSEWIFGMALCKMVSSAYFIGFYSSILFLTLITFDRYLAVVHAVAATKSRKKAYAIIASVAVWCISIVASVKELVLQNVWKSPFNGLICEESGYPESTMERWRLVSYYQQFLLFFLLPLFMVMYCYISITVRILSTRMKEKCRAIKLIFVIIFTFFACWTPYNIVILLRAIQISRPSEDDDSCYDAESMDFALYVTRNIAYLYCCISPVFYTFVGKKFQGHFRRLMAKRIPCLKRHMSLSSQSTRTTSQRTPHSAYEY; encoded by the coding sequence CCTATAACATGACTGACCCAAGCTATGTGGTCAGTGAAACTGTCCAGCTCTGTGCAAAGCAGGCTGTCAACCAGTTTGGTGCGAGATTCATCCCAGTTTTCTACTATACCAACTTCCTCCTGAGTTACCTTGGTAATGGGCTCGTTCTCTACATTATCTACAAGTATGAGAAGCTCTGCACAGTGACAAACATCTTCCTCCTGAATTTGGTCCTCTCCAACCTTCTCTTTGCTGCCAGTCTCCCCTTCTGGGCAACCTACCATCTGTCTGAGTGGATTTTTGGCATGGCTCTGTGTAAGATGGTCAGCAGTGCCTACTTCATCGGCTTCTACAGCTCCATCCTTTTCCTCACACTCATAACATTTGACCGATATCTTGCAGTGGTTCACGCCGTGGCAGCCACTAAGAGCAGGAAAAAGGCATATGCCATCATTGCCTCAGTGGCAGTTTGGTGCATTAGTATCGTAGCGAGTGTGAAAGAACTGGTCCTCCAAAATGTGTGGAAGAGTCCGTTTAATGGCCTGATATGTGAGGAGTCAGGATACCCTGAGAGCACCATGGAGCGTTGGCGTCTCGTCAGTTATTACCAACAATTCctgctctttttcctccttcctctgttcaTGGTGATGTACTGCTACATCAGCATCACTGTCCGCATCCTATCCACCCGCATGAAGGAGAAGTGTCGTGCCATCAAACTCATATTTGTCATCATCTTTACTTTCTTCGCCTGCTGGACACCCTACAATATTGTGATCCTCCTTAGAGCTATTCAGATCTCTCGCCCCAGTGAGGATGATGACTCGTGTTATGATGCAGAGAGCATGGACTTTGCTCTGTATGTAACCCGGAACATAGCCTATTTGTATTGTTGCATTAGTCCTGTGTTTTACACATTTGTTGGAAAGAAATTCCAGGGCCACTTCAGAAGGCTAATGGCTAAAAGGATCCCCTGTCTGAAGAGACACATGAGCCTCAGCAGCCAGAGCACCAGAACCACATCACAGAGGACACCACACTCTGCTTATGAGTACTAA